In one window of uncultured Acetobacteroides sp. DNA:
- the kduI gene encoding 5-dehydro-4-deoxy-D-glucuronate isomerase — protein sequence MKAIFEERYGTSPEDVKHYDTEKLRSEFLIEEILVKGLVKMLYTHNDRMLVGGAIPMSTPLKLEAIDALKAEYFCQRRELGIINVGDDGVVTVDGHAFQLQYKEALYVGQGAKQIEFASADAAVPAKFYFNSAPAHCSYPTVKISRADANVLDLGAMETSNKRTVNQLIISKNIQTCQLQMGLTELKSGSVWNSMPPHTHARRMEVYFYFEVPETQAVCHFMGKPDETRHIWMKNEEAVISPSWSIHAGAGTSNYSFIWGMCGENMDYGDMDTVLPNQLL from the coding sequence ATGAAGGCAATATTTGAAGAACGTTACGGAACTAGTCCGGAAGATGTTAAGCATTACGACACTGAGAAGTTGAGGTCGGAATTTCTTATCGAGGAAATTCTGGTAAAGGGGCTTGTAAAAATGCTCTATACGCACAATGATCGAATGCTAGTAGGTGGTGCTATCCCAATGTCGACTCCGCTAAAACTGGAAGCTATAGATGCGCTAAAAGCCGAATACTTTTGTCAGCGTCGCGAGTTAGGCATTATCAACGTGGGAGATGATGGCGTTGTAACTGTAGATGGTCATGCCTTTCAACTCCAGTACAAAGAGGCGTTATATGTAGGACAAGGAGCTAAGCAAATAGAATTTGCAAGTGCAGACGCGGCTGTTCCTGCTAAGTTCTACTTTAACTCGGCTCCTGCTCATTGCAGCTACCCTACCGTAAAAATATCCAGAGCTGATGCCAACGTTCTTGACTTGGGCGCGATGGAGACATCTAATAAGAGAACGGTAAATCAGCTTATAATAAGCAAGAATATTCAAACCTGCCAACTTCAAATGGGGTTGACTGAACTCAAATCAGGTAGCGTTTGGAACTCAATGCCACCACATACCCACGCTCGCCGCATGGAGGTATACTTCTACTTCGAGGTTCCAGAAACACAAGCCGTTTGTCACTTTATGGGAAAACCTGATGAGACCCGCCATATTTGGATGAAAAACGAGGAAGCTGTGATTTCTCCATCATGGTCGATACATGCAGGTGCTGGTACTAGCAACTACTCTTTCATATGGGGAATGTGCGGTGAAAATATGGACTATGGTGATATGGATACTGTTCTACCAAACCAACTGCTCTAA
- a CDS encoding glycoside hydrolase family 28 protein has product MANMVKHTVRVLGCTVAIVMLLGFTKNTAKPDPWLYKETILKHIVEPTFRNKQYSILDYGAKAGMDFNSALAINKAIEACANEGGGTVVVPAGTFFTGPIELKSNVNLHVSEGAILRFSTNPKDYTPFVLTRWEGIDCYNYKPLIYAYNQKNIAISGKGTLDGMANEQNWWPWKGRPEYGWKEGMSSQEHNSEGKNKLVMMESNRTPIAQRIMKETDLLRPQFINIYRCERVLIEGVKITNSPFWLIHPLMCNNLIVRGITAESNGPNNDGCDPESCKNVLIEDCFFNTGDDCIAIKSGRNNDGRKWNIPSENILIRHCTMKNGHGGVVIGSEVSGSCRNVFAEDCVMDSPLLERVVRIKSNSFRGGVIENIFVRNIKVGECSEAVLRIELNYEVKNGEKGGHNPAVHNINLDKITCLKSRYGIFIDGLNRDDQVSGISLSNCDFQQVSEGNLMTGVKGVTLKNVKIKGEVLKETPSTLKHK; this is encoded by the coding sequence ATGGCGAATATGGTAAAACATACAGTTAGGGTGTTGGGATGTACAGTCGCGATTGTAATGCTTTTAGGTTTTACGAAAAATACGGCTAAGCCAGATCCATGGTTATACAAAGAGACAATACTGAAGCATATTGTAGAGCCAACATTCCGAAATAAGCAGTATAGCATATTGGATTATGGAGCTAAAGCGGGTATGGACTTTAACTCGGCATTGGCAATTAATAAGGCAATTGAGGCTTGTGCAAATGAGGGGGGCGGTACGGTTGTCGTACCTGCTGGAACATTCTTTACAGGACCAATTGAACTAAAAAGCAACGTTAACCTGCATGTTTCCGAAGGGGCAATTCTCAGATTCTCTACAAATCCTAAAGATTATACTCCTTTTGTTCTAACCCGCTGGGAAGGCATCGACTGCTATAACTACAAGCCATTGATTTACGCCTATAACCAAAAGAATATTGCAATTTCGGGCAAAGGAACATTAGACGGAATGGCTAACGAACAAAACTGGTGGCCCTGGAAGGGGCGTCCAGAGTATGGTTGGAAGGAAGGAATGTCAAGTCAAGAGCATAATTCAGAAGGTAAGAATAAGTTGGTGATGATGGAAAGCAACCGCACGCCTATTGCCCAACGAATCATGAAGGAAACCGACCTACTTCGTCCTCAGTTTATCAATATTTACAGGTGCGAAAGAGTTTTGATAGAGGGTGTAAAAATAACCAACTCTCCCTTTTGGCTCATTCATCCTCTTATGTGCAACAATCTTATCGTTCGTGGAATTACTGCCGAAAGTAATGGTCCAAACAACGACGGTTGCGATCCAGAATCCTGCAAAAATGTGCTGATTGAGGATTGCTTCTTTAATACAGGCGATGATTGCATTGCAATTAAGTCGGGACGTAACAATGATGGACGTAAGTGGAATATCCCTAGCGAGAACATCCTAATCCGCCACTGTACCATGAAAAACGGACATGGAGGAGTTGTTATAGGCAGTGAAGTATCGGGCAGCTGTCGCAACGTATTTGCCGAAGATTGCGTGATGGACAGCCCTTTACTCGAAAGAGTGGTTCGAATTAAGTCAAACTCGTTTCGGGGGGGAGTTATCGAAAACATTTTTGTCCGAAACATCAAGGTGGGCGAATGCTCGGAGGCTGTTCTTCGTATAGAACTTAACTACGAGGTTAAGAACGGAGAAAAGGGGGGACATAATCCTGCTGTACACAACATAAATCTCGACAAAATAACCTGCTTAAAAAGCCGATATGGAATTTTTATTGATGGGTTAAATAGGGATGATCAAGTATCGGGCATTAGCCTTAGCAACTGCGATTTTCAGCAAGTATCTGAAGGCAATTTAATGACAGGTGTAAAGGGGGTTACCCTTAAAAATGTAAAAATAAAAGGAGAAGTGTTGAAGGAAACTCCTTCAACTTTAAAACATAAGTAG
- a CDS encoding DUF4861 domain-containing protein, giving the protein MMKIGIISLCLLSLSLVGIAQRNLKVKLTNKESVAFTDYMVRIPLKSIEAKIANFDATRYMVQDGKSGIAMQVASYNGTLYAIFPINLAEKDQKTIVITKASKQFSYPKRTYAEITQKQGGVFVNRKYQGGEWVKTNAIRVADEHTDHSFDIKYEGPGWESDKVGYRFYLDWRNATDLYGKITDAMVLNQVGVDGFESYHHMCNWGMDILKVGPSLGIGTIAYWDGGKANRVAKTDSVTSQIVADGIIQSKIETNYYGWEIDGAKHLLKSTITIDAGSRASHQELFVDGNLSNFCTGIIKDTKAELLVANGNNTKWGYIATWGPQSLNKDNLGLAILYKQSDLIEKTEDKDNHVVVLKPTNGYVEYYFLGAWELEKNGIKSKEAFIAYLSNLQKQLSEPVEVKVL; this is encoded by the coding sequence ATGATGAAAATTGGAATCATAAGCCTTTGCCTACTGTCTTTGTCGCTTGTTGGTATTGCACAACGAAATTTAAAAGTTAAGTTAACCAACAAGGAATCGGTCGCTTTTACCGATTACATGGTTAGAATCCCCCTTAAGAGTATCGAGGCGAAGATTGCAAACTTTGATGCCACACGCTACATGGTGCAAGATGGGAAGTCGGGAATAGCCATGCAGGTTGCATCGTATAACGGTACACTGTACGCCATTTTCCCAATAAACTTGGCAGAAAAGGATCAGAAGACTATCGTAATTACCAAAGCTAGCAAACAGTTTTCGTACCCCAAAAGAACGTATGCCGAGATTACCCAAAAGCAGGGGGGCGTTTTTGTAAACCGAAAGTATCAAGGAGGCGAATGGGTGAAAACAAATGCCATTCGTGTTGCCGACGAGCATACCGATCATTCTTTCGACATAAAGTACGAAGGACCAGGCTGGGAGAGCGATAAGGTTGGTTACCGTTTCTACCTCGATTGGCGAAATGCCACCGATTTGTACGGAAAGATAACCGACGCTATGGTTCTCAATCAGGTTGGTGTCGATGGTTTCGAGTCGTATCATCACATGTGCAACTGGGGAATGGATATACTTAAGGTTGGTCCATCGTTAGGAATTGGTACCATTGCCTACTGGGATGGCGGAAAAGCCAATCGTGTGGCAAAAACTGATAGTGTCACGAGCCAGATTGTTGCCGATGGCATTATTCAGTCAAAAATAGAAACGAACTATTACGGATGGGAGATTGATGGAGCAAAGCATCTTCTAAAATCGACAATAACCATCGATGCAGGTAGTCGCGCATCCCACCAAGAGCTATTCGTAGATGGCAATCTTTCAAATTTTTGTACGGGAATAATTAAGGATACAAAAGCGGAATTGCTAGTTGCGAATGGAAACAATACCAAGTGGGGATATATCGCAACTTGGGGACCTCAAAGCTTAAACAAGGATAACTTGGGTTTGGCCATACTTTACAAGCAGTCCGATTTGATAGAAAAAACGGAAGATAAGGACAACCATGTGGTGGTACTGAAACCAACAAATGGTTATGTAGAATACTATTTCCTTGGTGCTTGGGAGTTAGAAAAAAATGGAATCAAGTCGAAGGAAGCATTTATTGCCTACCTCTCGAACTTGCAGAAACAGTTAAGTGAACCTGTAGAAGTAAAAGTATTATAA